The following coding sequences are from one Seonamhaeicola sp. ML3 window:
- a CDS encoding DUF2256 domain-containing protein: protein MKFRKPHLPQKICPICNRPFSWRKKWSKNWDNVKYCSDKCRRNKTTLL from the coding sequence TTGAAATTCCGAAAACCTCACTTACCACAGAAAATATGTCCAATTTGTAATCGTCCATTCTCTTGGAGAAAAAAATGGAGTAAAAACTGGGATAACGTAAAATATTGTAGTGACAAATGCAGGAGAAACAAAACAACTTTGCTTTAG
- a CDS encoding SDR family oxidoreductase, which translates to MTILVTGATGYIGKRLIPILLDKGHTVICVVRDRLRADKKFANEDNVYVIEADFLKPITLSNIPKRIDVAYYLMHSMSNTSKDFAALEKQCAQNFKDYLETTEVKQVIYLSGITNEDKLSKHLNSRKQVEFILKSDNYALSVFKAGIIVGSGSSSFEIVRDLVEKLPFMIAPKWLNTKTQPLAVRDVLSFLSKAVGNEKVFNKSFDVFGPEIITYKDMLLQFAEVRGLKRKIVTVPVMTPKLSSYWLYFVTSTSYKLASTLVDSMGVQIIGKPSKINEILNVKPIPYKEAVALAFEKIEQNSIVSSWKDSMISSGRLQNRLHQYINVPQFGCFTDHRERFINDTEQTLDKIWSIGGKNGWYYGTFLWRIRGYIDKLFGGIGLRRGRTHPTHLAAGDALDFWRVIYADKNKQKLLLFAEMRLPGEAWLEFKIEDNKLKQTATFRPRGLWGRLYWYTVLPFHGFIFSGMINKLVKVEIPKTSLTTENMSNL; encoded by the coding sequence ATGACCATATTAGTTACAGGAGCCACCGGTTATATAGGAAAACGACTTATTCCAATTTTATTGGATAAGGGGCATACTGTAATTTGTGTGGTTAGAGACCGTTTGAGAGCGGATAAAAAATTCGCAAATGAAGATAACGTGTATGTTATTGAAGCAGATTTTCTAAAACCAATCACCTTAAGTAACATCCCCAAAAGAATAGATGTGGCATACTATCTTATGCACTCTATGTCTAATACCTCCAAGGACTTTGCTGCTTTAGAAAAACAATGTGCACAAAACTTTAAGGACTATTTAGAAACCACCGAGGTAAAACAAGTGATATACTTAAGCGGAATAACCAATGAAGATAAGCTATCCAAACACCTAAATTCCAGAAAACAAGTGGAGTTTATTTTAAAATCTGACAACTACGCACTTTCGGTTTTTAAAGCGGGAATTATAGTGGGTTCTGGAAGTTCTTCTTTTGAAATCGTAAGAGATCTTGTAGAGAAATTACCTTTTATGATTGCACCAAAATGGTTAAATACAAAAACACAACCTTTGGCTGTTCGGGATGTATTGAGCTTTTTGAGCAAAGCGGTTGGTAACGAAAAAGTCTTCAATAAATCCTTTGATGTTTTCGGACCCGAAATAATCACTTATAAAGACATGTTATTACAATTTGCCGAAGTAAGAGGACTAAAACGGAAAATAGTAACTGTACCGGTTATGACCCCAAAACTCTCCTCCTACTGGTTATATTTTGTGACCTCAACGTCTTATAAATTGGCAAGTACCCTAGTAGATAGTATGGGAGTTCAAATAATTGGTAAGCCTAGCAAAATTAATGAGATTTTAAATGTAAAACCCATTCCATACAAAGAGGCTGTTGCCTTGGCGTTCGAAAAGATAGAACAGAACAGTATTGTTTCCAGTTGGAAAGACTCCATGATAAGCAGCGGTAGGTTACAAAACAGATTACACCAATACATTAATGTCCCACAATTTGGATGCTTCACAGACCATAGAGAACGTTTTATAAATGACACTGAACAAACTCTAGATAAAATATGGAGCATTGGTGGTAAGAACGGATGGTATTACGGTACGTTCCTTTGGCGTATAAGAGGATACATTGATAAGCTCTTTGGAGGCATAGGTCTAAGAAGAGGACGAACTCACCCCACCCATTTGGCAGCAGGAGATGCTTTAGATTTTTGGCGTGTTATTTATGCCGATAAAAACAAACAAAAATTACTACTATTCGCAGAAATGCGCTTACCGGGAGAGGCCTGGCTAGAATTTAAAATTGAAGACAATAAACTTAAGCAAACAGCAACTTTTAGACCACGTGGACTCTGGGGAAGACTGTATTGGTACACCGTATTGCCTTTCCATGGTTTTATTTTCTCTGGTATGATTAACAAACTCGTAAAAGTTGAAATTCCGAAAACCTCACTTACCACAGAAAATATGTCCAATTTGTAA